A section of the Piliocolobus tephrosceles isolate RC106 chromosome 14, ASM277652v3, whole genome shotgun sequence genome encodes:
- the LOC111529811 gene encoding uncharacterized protein FLJ76381-like isoform X2: MESEPLAETKTWGWGRSRWEARRRRTLPAHASQPSPRTVVAIAAGAQVSACAGRSAGTGVARPESPLPQLYGWDKNSNPRQSRQAGAVARVHALEQSPIVFRAPRWGLTQFLRGDSPVTQ, encoded by the coding sequence ATGGAGTCGGAGCCGCTGGCGGAGACAAAAacctggggctggggaaggagccGGTGGGAGGCAAGACGCCGACGGACTTTACCCGCGCACGCGTCGCAGCCGTCTCCGCGCACAGTGGTGGCCATCGCGGCTGGTGCCCAAGTGTCGGCGTGTGCCGGGCGCTCCGCTGGGACTGGGGTCGCTCGCCCTGAGTCTCCGCTTCCCCAGCTGTACGGTTGGGACAAGAACAGTAACCCTCGCCAGTCAAGACAGGCCGGGGCTGTCGCGAGGGTCCACGCCTTAGAGCAGTCCCCTATCGTGTTCAGGGCCCCGAGATGGGGTCTGACTCAGTTCCTGCGGGGAGATTCTCCAGTAACCCAGTGA